The Amycolatopsis mongoliensis genome includes a window with the following:
- a CDS encoding C40 family peptidase, with protein MQSHPVRRVVSGALAAASVITLVTLAQPSATAAPIPVLQAPPTGSDALAKYRDLAAQAEKLNEDLLKAQDDLKAKQGELDKATGDVNAAKDQAAVAAENQKKYQTEVDKFAGASFTSGVQLNKLSALLAGTSTQDFLDRSSALEVIATEKNGAMGNLTGAVRQATDAANKASDAAKRATDARDAAAKLTDDIKAKQKSLNDQIDQLKAANKSLSAIDKAAQKDTGGSPTGLKAPTAAAQTALDAALSKLGSAYVWGATGPSTFDCSGLMLWAYKQAGITLPRSSREQSTFGAAVPRDQLQPGDLVFYYSPVSHVGMYIGDGKMVHAPDTGDVVKISPLQSQYAGARRPTS; from the coding sequence GTGCAGTCGCATCCAGTAAGGCGCGTGGTTTCAGGTGCCCTCGCCGCGGCTTCGGTGATCACCCTCGTCACCTTGGCCCAGCCGTCGGCCACCGCCGCCCCCATCCCCGTCCTCCAGGCCCCGCCCACCGGTTCGGACGCCCTGGCCAAGTACCGCGACCTCGCGGCCCAAGCCGAAAAGCTCAACGAAGACCTGCTCAAGGCCCAGGACGACCTGAAGGCCAAGCAGGGTGAGCTCGACAAGGCCACCGGCGACGTCAACGCGGCGAAGGACCAGGCCGCCGTCGCGGCCGAGAACCAGAAGAAGTACCAGACCGAGGTCGACAAGTTCGCCGGCGCGTCGTTCACCAGCGGTGTCCAGCTGAACAAGCTGTCCGCCCTGCTGGCCGGGACGTCCACTCAGGACTTCCTCGACCGCTCCTCGGCGCTGGAGGTCATCGCGACCGAGAAGAACGGCGCGATGGGCAACCTCACCGGCGCCGTCCGGCAGGCCACCGATGCCGCCAACAAGGCTTCCGACGCGGCGAAGCGCGCGACCGACGCGCGTGACGCGGCGGCGAAGCTGACCGATGACATCAAGGCCAAGCAGAAGTCGCTGAACGACCAGATCGACCAGCTCAAAGCGGCCAACAAGAGCCTGAGCGCGATCGACAAGGCCGCCCAGAAGGACACCGGCGGCTCGCCCACCGGTCTCAAAGCGCCCACCGCGGCCGCCCAGACCGCCCTGGACGCGGCGCTGAGCAAGCTCGGCAGCGCGTACGTCTGGGGTGCCACCGGGCCGAGCACGTTCGACTGCTCGGGCCTGATGCTGTGGGCCTACAAGCAGGCCGGCATCACGCTGCCCCGGTCGAGCCGCGAGCAGTCCACCTTCGGCGCCGCGGTGCCGAGGGACCAGCTCCAGCCGGGCGACCTGGTGTTCTACTACTCGCCCGTTTCGCACGTCGGCATGTACATCGGCGACGGCAAGATGGTCCACGCGCCCGACACCGGGGACGTCGTGAAGATCTCGCCGCTGCAGAGCCAGTACGCGGGAGCGCGACGCCCGACGTCGTGA
- a CDS encoding glycosyltransferase family 4 protein, whose product MLKTLLVTNDFPPRPGGIQNYLNSLATRLPADDLVVYAPSWESRTGSHEEFDAEAPFEVVRHPTSLMLPTPDVLRRAKQIMRTRDCEAVWFGAAAPLALLGHALRQAGARRIVASTHGHEVGWSMLPGSRQALRRIGDTVDVVTYVSRYTRGRFAAAFGPMAGLELLPSGVDTELYKPDPAGRAEIRARHGLSDRPTIVCVSRLVPRKGQDQLIRALPKIRERVPDAALLIVGGGPYRKTLAGLVTKLGLDRDVVLTGSVPWAELPAHYAAGDVFAMPARTRGKGLDVEGLGIVYLEASATGLPVVAGNSGGAPEAVLDEVTGHVVEGRDTGQLAETVASLLADPVRARRMGEAGRAWVTANWRWDTMAGRLSGLLDGDPVAVVR is encoded by the coding sequence GTGCTCAAGACCCTGCTCGTGACCAACGACTTCCCGCCGCGGCCCGGGGGGATCCAGAACTACCTGAACTCCCTGGCCACCCGGCTGCCGGCGGACGACCTGGTCGTCTACGCGCCGTCGTGGGAGTCGCGGACGGGGTCGCACGAGGAGTTCGACGCCGAGGCGCCGTTCGAGGTCGTCCGGCACCCGACGTCGCTGATGCTGCCCACACCGGACGTTCTTCGCCGGGCGAAGCAGATCATGCGGACCCGGGACTGCGAAGCCGTCTGGTTCGGGGCCGCCGCACCGCTCGCGCTGCTGGGGCACGCGCTGCGCCAGGCCGGCGCGCGCCGCATCGTGGCGTCCACGCACGGCCACGAAGTCGGCTGGTCCATGCTCCCCGGTTCGCGGCAGGCGCTGCGGCGCATCGGGGACACCGTGGACGTCGTCACCTACGTCAGCCGCTACACCCGCGGCCGGTTCGCCGCCGCGTTCGGTCCGATGGCCGGGCTGGAGCTGCTGCCGTCCGGAGTGGACACCGAGCTGTACAAACCGGACCCCGCGGGCCGCGCGGAAATCCGCGCCCGGCACGGCCTGTCCGACCGCCCCACGATCGTCTGCGTATCCCGGCTCGTCCCGCGCAAGGGCCAGGACCAGCTGATCCGCGCGCTGCCGAAGATCCGCGAACGCGTGCCGGACGCGGCGCTGCTGATCGTCGGCGGCGGCCCCTACCGCAAGACGCTCGCCGGCCTGGTCACCAAGCTGGGACTCGACCGCGACGTCGTGCTCACCGGCTCCGTGCCGTGGGCCGAACTGCCGGCGCACTACGCCGCGGGCGACGTCTTCGCCATGCCGGCCCGCACCCGGGGCAAGGGCCTCGACGTCGAAGGGCTCGGCATCGTCTACCTCGAGGCCTCGGCGACCGGCCTGCCGGTGGTCGCGGGCAACTCCGGCGGCGCGCCCGAGGCGGTGCTCGACGAGGTCACCGGGCACGTCGTCGAGGGCCGGGACACCGGCCAGCTCGCCGAGACCGTGGCCAGCCTGCTGGCCGACCCGGTGCGCGCCCGGCGGATGGGCGAGGCGGGGCGGGCTTGGGTGACCGCGAACTGGCGCTGGGACACCATGGCCGGGCGGCTGTCCGGGCTGCTGGACGGCGACCCGGTGGCCGTCGTCCGCTGA
- a CDS encoding nucleoside/nucleotide kinase family protein, with protein sequence MRYRPISPAVLADELTERIDALTGRHRIAVAVDGAAGATETTELADALVDPLRLRGRAALRVSARDFLRPASLRFEHGRTDPDARYADWLDVGALRREVLDPLGESGSGEVLPSLWDAERDRATRAERVPVPEGGVVLLDGELLLGAGLAFDLAVHLWLSPAALRRRVPDAWAVPAYERYEEEVDPSSLADVVVRVDDPRHPALYTP encoded by the coding sequence GTGCGCTACCGCCCCATTTCCCCGGCAGTCCTGGCCGACGAGCTGACCGAACGCATCGACGCGCTCACCGGGCGGCACCGGATCGCGGTCGCCGTCGACGGCGCGGCGGGTGCGACGGAAACCACAGAACTCGCCGATGCCCTGGTCGACCCGCTGCGCCTGCGCGGCCGTGCGGCCCTGCGCGTGTCGGCGCGCGACTTCCTGCGGCCCGCGTCCCTGCGCTTCGAGCACGGCCGCACCGATCCCGACGCCCGCTACGCCGACTGGCTCGACGTCGGCGCCCTCCGCCGCGAAGTGCTCGACCCGCTGGGGGAAAGCGGGTCCGGCGAGGTCCTGCCCTCGCTGTGGGACGCCGAGCGCGACCGCGCGACCCGCGCCGAGCGGGTGCCGGTCCCCGAGGGTGGGGTCGTGCTCCTCGACGGCGAGCTGCTGCTGGGCGCCGGCCTGGCCTTCGACCTGGCCGTGCACCTGTGGCTCTCCCCCGCCGCCCTGCGCCGCCGGGTGCCGGACGCCTGGGCGGTGCCGGCCTACGAGCGCTACGAGGAGGAAGTCGACCCGAGCTCCCTGGCCGATGTCGTCGTGCGCGTCGACGATCCGCGGCACCCGGCGCTCTACACGCCGTGA
- a CDS encoding SRPBCC family protein, producing the protein MTSSVGKTADVGWNIGVSRTLPYAAGTVWDFLVSREGVAIWLGPGVDLPRETGAEYETANGTVGEIRSFVEGDRVRLTWRPSDWDHDSTVQVRLSGSGAKTTLRFHQEWLSGAEEREEQRAYWQDVTERVVAALAER; encoded by the coding sequence ATGACTTCTTCAGTGGGGAAGACGGCCGATGTGGGGTGGAACATCGGGGTTTCGCGGACCTTGCCGTACGCGGCCGGCACGGTGTGGGACTTCCTGGTCAGCCGGGAGGGCGTCGCGATCTGGCTGGGGCCCGGCGTCGACCTGCCGAGGGAGACGGGCGCGGAGTACGAAACCGCGAACGGCACGGTCGGGGAGATCCGCAGCTTCGTCGAAGGTGACCGGGTGCGGCTGACGTGGCGGCCGAGCGACTGGGACCACGACTCGACGGTCCAGGTGCGCCTCAGCGGCTCGGGCGCGAAGACCACGCTGCGGTTCCACCAGGAATGGCTTTCGGGCGCGGAAGAACGCGAGGAACAGCGGGCATACTGGCAGGACGTGACCGAGCGCGTGGTGGCGGCACTCGCCGAGCGCTGA
- a CDS encoding cytochrome P450 family protein produces the protein MTTIEVAEDFAQDAHLFAAMLRAGGPVRRVRMPRGLDCYIVTDFAQARALLADSRLHKDNRRAYELFEAKLPAGATNQGGFGEALGRHMLNTDPPDHSRLRKLVNKAFTGRTVARLRPRIEEITAELLDALAGRERADLLPSFAAPLPITVICELLGVAPEDRNEFSAWSKTLLSSSTPEDAQHAAQSMLTYLTGLVAQKRAEPAEDLLSDLVHASDDGDSLSQDELIAMAFLLLVAGHETTVNLIANSVLALLREPEQLALLRADPSLMPGAVEEFLRFDGPIHLATLRFTDEAVEAGDVTIPAGEFVLISLLGANRDEERFPEPDRLDVTRAAGGHLAFGHGIHYCVGAPLARLEAEIALAGLLARFPGLALDAKPDDLVYRSSSLVHGLEALPVRL, from the coding sequence ATGACGACGATCGAAGTGGCGGAGGATTTCGCGCAGGACGCGCACCTGTTCGCGGCGATGCTCCGCGCGGGCGGCCCGGTGCGGCGGGTCCGGATGCCGCGCGGCCTGGACTGCTACATCGTCACGGACTTCGCGCAGGCGCGGGCCCTGCTGGCGGATTCGCGGCTGCACAAGGACAACCGGCGCGCGTACGAGCTGTTCGAGGCGAAGCTCCCGGCCGGGGCGACGAACCAGGGCGGCTTCGGCGAAGCGCTCGGGCGGCACATGCTCAACACCGACCCGCCGGACCACTCGCGGCTGCGCAAGCTGGTCAACAAGGCGTTCACCGGGCGGACGGTGGCCCGGCTGCGGCCGCGGATCGAGGAGATCACCGCCGAGCTGCTCGACGCGCTGGCCGGGCGGGAGCGGGCCGACCTGCTGCCGTCGTTCGCCGCGCCGCTGCCGATCACGGTGATCTGCGAGCTGCTGGGCGTCGCCCCGGAGGACCGGAACGAGTTCTCCGCCTGGTCGAAGACGCTGCTGAGCTCGTCGACGCCGGAGGACGCGCAGCACGCGGCGCAGAGCATGCTCACCTACCTCACCGGCCTGGTCGCGCAGAAGCGCGCCGAGCCGGCCGAGGACCTGCTGTCGGACCTGGTGCACGCGAGCGACGACGGCGACTCGCTGTCGCAGGACGAGCTGATCGCGATGGCGTTCCTGCTGCTGGTGGCCGGGCACGAGACCACGGTCAACCTGATCGCCAACAGCGTCCTGGCGTTGCTGCGCGAGCCGGAGCAGCTGGCCCTGCTGCGCGCCGACCCGTCCCTGATGCCGGGTGCGGTCGAGGAGTTCCTGCGCTTCGACGGCCCGATCCACCTGGCCACGCTGCGGTTCACCGATGAGGCGGTCGAAGCGGGCGACGTGACGATCCCGGCGGGCGAGTTCGTGCTGATCTCGCTGCTGGGCGCGAACCGGGACGAAGAGCGGTTCCCGGAACCGGACCGCCTCGATGTCACGCGCGCCGCGGGCGGGCACCTCGCGTTCGGGCACGGCATCCACTACTGCGTCGGCGCACCGCTGGCCCGGCTGGAGGCGGAGATCGCGCTCGCCGGGCTGCTGGCGCGGTTCCCGGGCCTCGCGCTGGACGCGAAACCGGACGACCTCGTCTACCGGTCCAGCTCGCTGGTGCACGGATTGGAGGCGCTGCCGGTCCGGCTGTGA
- a CDS encoding carboxypeptidase regulatory-like domain-containing protein, with translation MGIRRALVTLAAVLVASVGFAVPASAADYDLRGTAAVEGGPYLPGEPVTVKYTVTNAGTRGVYYSHGIADHVGGTRFWVDSGWGDLGPGGLGASFVPGETREYRLTGHLTGSLDGDSRFRLSVSLLDGVTPPLAPVDVVVPAAAGTTTIGGQAFADADEDGVADPGEALAGVDVRLNGTETRTTDADGRYSFEDLPPGRYDVYPAGAPGGWIVGGGTSVRADGTTPVVEVPLRALRPLSETLHAEVALDKDTYRVGDPAVLTVQLANTGSRVISGVYGACDRGDIGRALDITPAGWGELDYFGPGATIRPGETRTFRVSGTVTERAGRWGVLEQICDFTRDEAYHEGTPQARDTAKILGLDGTSRGRIVTETGEGLAGQPVTATDIDTGQVLTATTDADGNLTIAGPTGRYRLSVAGPWVLVGQQWVYVVSEAMNQNGWVFTRQPG, from the coding sequence TTGGGGATTCGACGCGCACTGGTGACACTGGCCGCGGTGCTCGTGGCGAGCGTGGGGTTCGCGGTCCCGGCGAGTGCGGCGGACTACGACCTGCGGGGCACCGCCGCGGTCGAAGGCGGGCCGTACCTGCCGGGGGAGCCGGTCACCGTGAAGTACACCGTGACCAACGCCGGCACCCGCGGGGTCTACTACTCGCACGGCATCGCCGATCACGTGGGCGGCACGCGCTTCTGGGTGGATTCGGGCTGGGGTGACCTCGGGCCGGGCGGGCTCGGGGCGAGCTTCGTGCCCGGCGAGACCCGGGAGTACCGGCTGACCGGTCACCTCACGGGCTCGCTCGACGGCGACTCCCGGTTCCGGCTGTCGGTGTCGCTGCTGGACGGCGTGACCCCGCCGCTGGCCCCGGTCGACGTGGTCGTGCCGGCGGCCGCGGGCACCACCACGATCGGCGGCCAGGCGTTCGCCGACGCGGACGAAGACGGCGTGGCCGACCCCGGTGAGGCGCTCGCCGGCGTGGACGTCCGGCTGAACGGGACCGAGACCCGCACGACCGACGCCGACGGCCGGTACTCGTTCGAGGACCTGCCGCCGGGGCGCTACGACGTCTACCCGGCCGGCGCGCCCGGAGGCTGGATCGTGGGCGGCGGCACGAGCGTGCGGGCCGACGGCACGACGCCGGTCGTCGAGGTGCCGCTGCGGGCGCTGCGCCCCTTGTCCGAGACGCTGCACGCGGAAGTCGCGCTGGACAAGGACACCTACCGCGTGGGCGACCCGGCGGTGCTGACGGTGCAGCTGGCCAACACGGGCTCACGCGTCATCTCGGGCGTGTACGGCGCTTGCGACCGCGGTGACATCGGCCGCGCCCTGGACATCACCCCGGCCGGCTGGGGCGAGCTCGACTACTTCGGCCCGGGCGCGACGATCCGGCCGGGGGAGACCCGGACGTTCCGGGTGTCGGGCACGGTCACCGAACGCGCGGGCCGCTGGGGCGTCCTCGAGCAGATCTGCGACTTCACCCGGGACGAGGCCTACCACGAGGGAACGCCCCAAGCCCGCGACACGGCGAAGATCCTCGGCCTGGACGGCACCAGCCGGGGCCGGATCGTCACCGAGACCGGCGAAGGCCTGGCCGGGCAGCCGGTGACGGCCACCGACATCGACACCGGCCAGGTGCTCACCGCGACGACCGACGCCGACGGGAACCTCACCATCGCCGGGCCCACCGGCCGCTACCGGCTGTCGGTGGCCGGTCCGTGGGTGCTGGTGGGGCAGCAGTGGGTGTACGTCGTGTCGGAGGCCATGAACCAGAACGGCTGGGTGTTCACGAGGCAGCCTGGCTGA